A portion of the Echeneis naucrates chromosome 5, fEcheNa1.1, whole genome shotgun sequence genome contains these proteins:
- the tp53rk gene encoding EKC/KEOPS complex subunit TP53RK: MAIEATKKLGLNVSQKNNMAVAELLSTATLVRQGAEARLYRTEFLGKPTIVKERFPKRYRHRALDEKLTHRRTVQEVRSILRCRKAGISVPVVYFVDYSTHCIFLEEFVGYSTVRDHITSVQRSKSSQDQNLEWLAQRIGQILAKMHDEDVIHGDLTTSNMLLKGGSEDQDSELVLLDFGLSYISVLPEDKGVDLYVLEKAFLSTHPNTEALFQKLLKSYIMSSKKSQVVMKKLDEVRVRGRKRSMVG; encoded by the exons ATGGCTATAGAGGCAACA AAGAAGCTGGGATTAAATGTGTCTCAGAAGAATAACATGGCGGTCGCAGAACTACTCAGCACGGCGACGTTAGTCAGACAAGGCGCCGAAGCCAGGCTGTATCGGACAGAGTTTCTCGGAAAGCCGACGATAGTGAAGGAACGCTTCCCAAAGCGGTACAGACACCGGGCACTGGACGAGAAGCTGACTCACCGGAGGACAGTACAAGAGGTCCGTTCCATACTACGCTGCCGGAAGGCAG GCATATCTGTCCCTGTAGTCTACTTTGTGGACTATTCCACCCACTGCATCTTCCTAGAAGAATTTGTGGGTTACTCAACTGTGCGTGACCATATCACCTCCGTACAGCGGTCCAAATCCAGTCAGGACCAGAATCTTGAGTGGCTGGCCCAGCGGATAGGCCAAATTCTTGCCAAAATGCATGACGAGGATGTCATCCATGGAGACTTGACCACCTCCAACATGCTGCTCAAAGGTGGCTCGGAGGACCAAGACTCTGAACTGGTCCTCCTTGACTTTGGCCTGAGTTACATCTCTGTGCTGCCAGAGGATAAGGGGGTGGACCTGTATGTGTTGGAGAAAGCATTCCTCAGCACCCACCCCAACACCGAGGCACTTTTTCAGAAGCTGCTTAAGAGCTACATCATGTCCTCCAAGAAATCCCAAGTTGTCATGAAAAAACTGGACGAGGTCCGGGTGAGAGGTAGGAAAAGGTCCATGGTGGGATGA